One window of Trifolium pratense cultivar HEN17-A07 linkage group LG5, ARS_RC_1.1, whole genome shotgun sequence genomic DNA carries:
- the LOC123887245 gene encoding uncharacterized protein LOC123887245, with amino-acid sequence MQEISEASTDLESKEEAQVEAVKPKAAAKLSNKTQKSKEGNECEIDESINTEQLLPKDNVVETVDANMSKKNEHVQDNDLESMKDKPDEKPSKRASQVPRKKSAPRFFRKRA; translated from the coding sequence ATGCAAGAGATATCTGAAGCATCGACTGATCTCGAGTCAAAAGAGGAGGCGCAAGTTGAAGCTGTGAAACCGAAGGCAGCTGCAAAGTTGTCAAACAAGACACAAAAGTCGAAAGAAGGCAATGAATGTGAAATTGATGAGTCAATCAATACTGAGCAGCTTCTTCCGAAAGATAATGTTGTTGAAACTGTCGATGCTAACATGAGTAAGAAGAATGAACATGTTCAAGATAATGATCTTGAGTCAATGAAAGATAAACCAGATGAAAAACCGAGCAAACGTGCCTCACAAGTGCCTCGGAAAAAATCAGCTCCTAGGTTTTTCAGAAAGAGAGCATAG
- the LOC123887244 gene encoding putative B3 domain-containing protein At5g58280: MTASQCICFILLQFSTDLPDRSSYLRKRSRSSSSSWESYVARPLDEIKEATKQERIRAYEAAEALQINLQSSKPSFIKSMLRSHVYSCFWLGLPSRFCEEHLPKTVYNMTLEDEDGSEYDAVYIGSRTGLSGGWRAFALEHKLDDGDALVFELVEPARFKIYIVRAFPNIDEEEVEENDTLVKEENMNTSKATKVSKAASNCGSKSKKTKKQKHVIEMKESDSSEESMPEINIDKESKPQWLNLSRKTRSFRKEVQKKPKSPTTPDSESNEEAKM; encoded by the exons ATGACTGCTTCACAATGTATATGTTTCATTTTATTACAGTTTAGCACAGACCTTCCAGACAGGAGTTCATATTTGCGGAAGAGGTCAAGGTCAAGTTCATCATCATGGGAAAG TTACGTTGCAAGGCCTCTAGATGAAATCAAAGAAGCTACAAAACAAGAAAGAATTCGTGCTTACGAGGCTGCAGAGGCACTCCAAATCAATTTGCAGTCTTCGAAGCCATCATTTATCAAGTCAATGCTCCGGTCTCATGTTTATAGTTGTTTTTGGTTG GGTCTTCCTAGTAGATTTTGTGAGGAACACCTTCCAAAAACGGTGTATAACATGACTTTAGAGGATGAAGATGGCTCAGAGTATGATGCTGTTTATATTGGTAGTAGAACTGGGCTCAGTGGTGGCTGGAGAGCATTTGCATTGGAACATAAATTGGATGATGGCGATGCACTTGTTTTTGAATTGGTTGAACCAGCAAGATTTAAG ATTTATATTGTTAGAGCATTTCCAAATATAGATGAAGAGGAAGTAGAAGAAAACGATACTCTGgtgaaagaagaaaatatgaacacatCCAAAGCAACAAAAGTATCCAAGGCTGCCTCTAATTGTGGatcaaaatcaaagaaaacTAAAAAGCAAAAACATGTCATTGAAATGAAGGAATCAGATAGTTCTGAAGAAAGCATGCCAGAAATTAACATTGACAAAGAATCCAAACCACAGTGGCTAAATCTGAGTAGGAAAACTAGATCTTTTCGGAAAGAAGTGCAAAAGAAGCCTAAATCGCCTACTACTCCTGATTCTGAGTCAAATGAGGAAGCAAAAATGTAA